Genomic DNA from Lutibacter sp. A80:
TAACGGTGGAGGTTTTTACAATCACAGTTTATTTTGGGATGTAATGAATCCTGAAGGAAAAGGGTATTTATCTGGAGAATTAAAAGATGCAATTATTGCAGAATTTGGTTCTGTAGATGCTTTTAAAGATGCTTTTGCTAAAGCTGCTGCAACACGTTTTGGTTCTGGATGGGCTTGGTTATGTGTTCATAAAGGAGGAAAAGTTGAAGTTTGCTCAACACCAAACCAGGACAATCCATTAATGCCAGGTGTTAGTTGCGAAGGTTTCCCTATTTTAGCTTTAGACGTATGGGAACACGCTTACTATTTAAATTACCAAAACAGAAGACCAGATTATATCAATGCGTTTTTTAACGTAATAAACTGGAACCATGTAGAAAAATTATATGCTGAAAATAAATAATATTTTTAGTAGTATACTATAAAAAAAACTCGCCAAATTGGCGAGTTTTTTTGTTTATTGAGGCGACGAGCGGATTCGAACCGCTGTAGGAGCTTTTGCAGAGCCCAGCCTAGCCACTCGGCCACGACGCCTTAATTGGATTGCAAATTTAACTAATTTTAATAAGTTAGCAACATTTTTTAACAAATATTCTATAACTCCCTTATTCTTAATTTAAAAATTACTTTAAAACAAAGTACTACATATTTAAAATCAACAATTTAAAAAATAATTTACATTTTAATTCAATGTAAAGTACTTGTTTATATAGACATTAATTTAATAAGCTTTTAAAACACAACTAAAAATTGAACCAAAAGTTATTTTCTACGCTTACTCATTTCTATGGTAACCATTGCAACATTACCTCCAATAGGTGGGTTTAATTTAGAAACTTCAACTTTAGCAGATTTTACAATAACAATTTCAGCTAAAATACGATCTAAAATACGTTTAGCAACTTGTTCTAATAGCTTAGATCTAATTGCCATTTCTTCTCTTACAATCTTATTTAAATGTACATAATCTACTGTATCAGCAAGATTATCGGATATTGCTGATTTAGATAAATTTGCTTTTACAGTTAAATCCACTCTATAATCTGAACCTATTTTCCCTTCTTCAACCAAACAGCCGTGATAGGCGTACACACGAATGTTTTTTACTTTTATAACTCCCATTTTTATTTAATTATGAATTACAAAATTAGGCATTAAATTTTTTGTAATTACCCAAATTAGTATAAAAACCCAAAATTTGCGTTAGGGATTGAACGACCTGTTTGAGCTCTTTTTTGTTGTAAAAAAACAACAAAAAAAGCGAGTAGTGAAAGCCCAACCTGAAAGGGAACGCCCAAAATATACTTTTTAAACTTAGGTACTATTAATTATTTATAGTTATTGCCAAAAAAAATCGATAATTTTGTAACTTATTATTTTAGAATTATGAGTGAAGAAAAAAAGTCGCTGAATTTTATTGAACAAATTATTGAGGAAGATTTAGCAAACGGATTATCAAAAGATAAATTACGATTTAGATTTCCGCCAGAACCAAATGGATATTTACATATTGGTCATGCAGCTTCTATTTGTTTAAATTTTGGATTAGGTTTGCGCTATAATGCACCTGTTAATTTACGTTTTGATGATACAAACCCTGCAAAAGAAGAACAAGAATATGTAGATTCTATAAAACAAGATATTGAATGGCTTGGTTTTAAATGGGATAAAGAACTGTATTCATCTGACTATTTTCAGCAATTATTTGATTGGACAATTACACTTATTAAAGAAGGAAAAGCTTATGTAGATAATCAATCTTCTGAACAAATGGCAAATCAAAAAGGAACGCCTACAGAACATGGAACTAATAGTCCAAATAGAGATAGAAGTATTGAAGAAAATTTAGACCTTTTTCTTAAAATGAAAAATGGAGAATTTGAAGAAGGTTCTCATGTGTTACGTGCAAAAATTGATATGAAACATACCAATATGCACATGCGTGATCCAATTATGTATCGTATTTTAAAAAAACACCACCATAGAACTGGTGACAATTGGTGTATTTACCCAATGTACGATTGGACACACGGAGAAAGTGATTATTTAGAACAAATTTCTCATTCTATTTGTACGCTAGAGTTTAAAAGCCATAGAGATTTATACGATTGGTATGTTGACCAAGTTTTCGATGCTTCAAAATTAGCTTTACGACCAAAACAGCGAGAATTTGCACGTAGAAATTTAAGTTATACTGTAATGAGTAAACGTAAATTACTACAATTAGTTGAAGAAAAAATTGTATCTGGTTGGGATGATCCTCGTATGCCTACAATTTCAGGTTTAAGAAGACGTGGTTATACACCAAATGCTATTCGAAAATTTAGCGATACTGCAGGGATTTCTAAAAGAGACAATGTTACAGATGTAGCTTTATTAGAACACTGTATTAAAGACGATTTAAATAAAACAGCACCACGTGTTATGGCTGTTTTAGATCCTGTTAAAGTGGTTATTACTAATTACCCTGAAGATAAAGAGGAGTTTTTAGATGCTAATTATAACGATTATGCTGATGGTTTTGGTAGCAGAGCAGTACCTTTTAGTCGTGAAATTTATATTGAAAAAGAAGATTTTAGAGAACAAGCCAACAAAAAGTTTTTCCGTTTAAAATTAGGGAAAGAAGTGCGTTTAAAAAATGCATATATAATTAAAGCTGAAAGCTGTGTTAAAGATGCCAATGGTGAAGTAACCGAAATTCATTGTACTTATGATGAAGATTCTTTAAGTGGAAGCGGAACAGAAGCTAGTAAACGAAAAGTAAAAGGCACATTGCATTGGGTTTCTATAAAACACGCTGTTAAAGCTGAAGTAAGAGTGTACGATCGCCTGTTTACAGATGAAGCTCCGGATGGACATAAAGACAAAGATTTTAAAGAATTTATAAATCCAGATTCTTTAAATATTATTGAGGCTTTTGTAGAACCTAGTTTAAAGGATTCTAAAATATTAGATAGATTTCAGTTTCAACGTTTAGGTTACTTTTGTGTTGATACAGATGCTACTGAAAATAATTTAGTATTTAACAGAACCGTTCCTTTACGTGATAGTTGGGCTAAAATGGGGGAATAATAATTGAAATAAATAACTTTAGAAAAAGGCTGTAAAAATTTATTTTATACAGCCTTTTTCTATTTAGCTCATTTTATAAAAAGTTATAGTACCTTTAAGCTTAGAAATATTTAGAATACTCATTCTGACTATAACTACTAAAAATCAAAAAAATGGCTACACATAATGAATTAGGAAAAAAGGGAGAAGCGCTTGCTGCTGAATATCTTTTAAAAAACGGCTATCAAATTCTAGAAAAAAATTGGTTTTATAAAAAAGCAGAAGTAGATATTATAGCACTAAAAGGTGAAACTTTAGCTGTTGTAGAAGTTAAAACACGTTCGAGCAATTATTTTGGAAATCCTCAAGACTTTGTAAACCCAAAAAAAATTAGACTATTGGTAGAGGCTATTAACCAATACATTACCACAAAAGATTTAGATGTAGAAGTCCGATTTGATATTATTGCAATTTTAAAAAATCAACACAGTTTTAAAATTGAACATATTGAGGATGCCTTTTTACACTTTTAAATTCTAATTGGCTTATTATTTGTATCAACTGCAGCAAACACAAAAAAACCTTCAATTGCTTTTTGTTTAATTCCTGTATCTAATTGCTCGGAAAACAGCTCTACTTGAATTGTAATTTTTACCAATCCTACTTTAACAACCTTTCCTATTAACTGAACTATTTCACCAGCTTTTACAGGCTTTAAAAATTTAATTTTATCTGTTGTAACAGTCACCATTTTCTTTCTTGTAAAACGCATTGCGGTAATATAAGAAACTTCATCCATCCATTGCATTGCAATTCCTCCAAACAAATTATTTTGATCGTTTAACATATTAGAAAAAACAACTTTATACTGGGTAGTTACTGAATTATTAATTTTTGTTTCCATTAAAATAAAAAATTTATCAAATATAACTAATAATGTTATAATTATGAACCTAGGTTCATTATATTTGTACTTTAAATTGATTTTTAGATTTAATATGGCAAGACCAGAAAAAAACAGAAGAGTTTCCAAACCTCCAAAAATGAAAGGGTTTAAACCTTTTGGAATTCCTAAATGTAAACTTGAAGTTATACAATTAACTATGGAAGAATATGAAAGTATTCGTTTGGTTAATTATGAAATGCTACAACAAAAAGAAGCAGCTGTATTAATGAATATCTCCAGACCAACGCTAACTAGAATTTATAATAAAGCTCTAAAAAATATTACCAAAGCATTTGTTGAAGGAAAAGCAATTGTTATTGATGGCGGCAACTATGAGTTTGAAAAAGAATGGCATAGGTGCAAAAAGTGTTTTAAACTTATTGAAGACAAAAAACACCATAGCAAATGCATAAAAAACAATGAAAATAACTCTAAAGAGTTAATTAAAATAAATAATTAATAGTCTTTTAAAATTAAATAACAATGAAAATAATTGCAATACCAGTTACTGAAAATAACCAAATAGAAGATCATTTTGGGAAATGTAAATTTTATGAAATCTATACTATTTCAGAAGAAAACAAAATAATTGCAACTCAAATATTGGCATCTGATCAAGGTTGCGGTTGTAAATCTAATATTGCCCAAGTTTTAGCTGAACACGGCGTAACTATTATGCTAGCCGGAGGAATAGGTCAGGGAGCAATTAACGTATTAAATAAATTTAATATTGAAGTAATACGCGGTTGTACTGGAAATACTAAAGAAATTGTAACTAACTTTTTAAAAGGAGAAATTTTAGATAATGGTATTACGTGTTCTCATACACATGAAGAAGACCACCAATGTAGCCATTAAATCAAAAATTTAGGCTGTTTAAAATAGTAATATTGTGTTATTTTAAACTTTCAAAATATTTTAAACAGCCTATATAATTTATTTTAATCTTTTTTAAAATAATTCTGAACATCACTTAAAGCATAAGGTTTAGAAATTATTTTTTTATTAGCATCTAAAATAAAATAACTTGGTGTAGATGTAATATCATATGCATTTCCAATAGGGTTTTCCCATTTATTTAAACCAAGAACATTTGTCCATTTTTCAAATTTTTCAGAATAATGATTAAAGCCTAATTCATCATTTTCTAGAGCAATAGCAATAACTTTTACATCTTCATCATCTTTCAGTAAATCGTACAATTGAGGAACTTCATTTAAACAATGGGAACAAGTTGTGCTCCAAAAAATTAACATATAAGTTGAAGCTTCATTTTCATTATATAAACTTTTTTGTATGCCCTTTTCATCCCAAGTAAAATCAGGTGCTGGTCTACCAACAGCCAATTTAACACTTTCTAATATTTGATCAATATCTGCTTGATTTTGATTTTCTACTGGAAGTTTATTATAGAGGTTTTCAACTATATAATCTATAAGTGTAATATTTTCTAACTGAGAAAAATTATACATTAATGTTATTAACATTTCACTTTTTAACGCCGTATTATCCCCTATTTTTTCTGAAATTTCATTTACTGCATTTATATACAATTTATTTTGAACATCAATTTCATCTGACCTATTTAAATAAAATACATAATCTACAATTTTCTCAGTATAAAAAATTGAATTTTGTAATACAATATCATTAAAATCAACTGCATCAAAATAATGTAATTTTTCACTATTTAAATATAATTGTGGAGAAGAAAATACTTCAGGAGCATAGTACCTTTCACTTGCTTTTATAAAATTATATGCTAATTTGTTTTTAGATTTATTTATAAAATCCGCTTGTGT
This window encodes:
- a CDS encoding superoxide dismutase; protein product: MSFELPKLPYAYDALEPHIDAKTMEIHHTKHHAGYTNNLNNAIAGTELDGQSIETILNGLDMDNTAVRNNGGGFYNHSLFWDVMNPEGKGYLSGELKDAIIAEFGSVDAFKDAFAKAAATRFGSGWAWLCVHKGGKVEVCSTPNQDNPLMPGVSCEGFPILALDVWEHAYYLNYQNRRPDYINAFFNVINWNHVEKLYAENK
- the folB gene encoding dihydroneopterin aldolase, with protein sequence MGVIKVKNIRVYAYHGCLVEEGKIGSDYRVDLTVKANLSKSAISDNLADTVDYVHLNKIVREEMAIRSKLLEQVAKRILDRILAEIVIVKSAKVEVSKLNPPIGGNVAMVTIEMSKRRK
- a CDS encoding glutamine--tRNA ligase/YqeY domain fusion protein, producing the protein MSEEKKSLNFIEQIIEEDLANGLSKDKLRFRFPPEPNGYLHIGHAASICLNFGLGLRYNAPVNLRFDDTNPAKEEQEYVDSIKQDIEWLGFKWDKELYSSDYFQQLFDWTITLIKEGKAYVDNQSSEQMANQKGTPTEHGTNSPNRDRSIEENLDLFLKMKNGEFEEGSHVLRAKIDMKHTNMHMRDPIMYRILKKHHHRTGDNWCIYPMYDWTHGESDYLEQISHSICTLEFKSHRDLYDWYVDQVFDASKLALRPKQREFARRNLSYTVMSKRKLLQLVEEKIVSGWDDPRMPTISGLRRRGYTPNAIRKFSDTAGISKRDNVTDVALLEHCIKDDLNKTAPRVMAVLDPVKVVITNYPEDKEEFLDANYNDYADGFGSRAVPFSREIYIEKEDFREQANKKFFRLKLGKEVRLKNAYIIKAESCVKDANGEVTEIHCTYDEDSLSGSGTEASKRKVKGTLHWVSIKHAVKAEVRVYDRLFTDEAPDGHKDKDFKEFINPDSLNIIEAFVEPSLKDSKILDRFQFQRLGYFCVDTDATENNLVFNRTVPLRDSWAKMGE
- a CDS encoding YraN family protein, encoding MATHNELGKKGEALAAEYLLKNGYQILEKNWFYKKAEVDIIALKGETLAVVEVKTRSSNYFGNPQDFVNPKKIRLLVEAINQYITTKDLDVEVRFDIIAILKNQHSFKIEHIEDAFLHF
- a CDS encoding acyl-CoA thioesterase; translated protein: METKINNSVTTQYKVVFSNMLNDQNNLFGGIAMQWMDEVSYITAMRFTRKKMVTVTTDKIKFLKPVKAGEIVQLIGKVVKVGLVKITIQVELFSEQLDTGIKQKAIEGFFVFAAVDTNNKPIRI
- a CDS encoding DUF134 domain-containing protein; this encodes MARPEKNRRVSKPPKMKGFKPFGIPKCKLEVIQLTMEEYESIRLVNYEMLQQKEAAVLMNISRPTLTRIYNKALKNITKAFVEGKAIVIDGGNYEFEKEWHRCKKCFKLIEDKKHHSKCIKNNENNSKELIKINN
- a CDS encoding NifB/NifX family molybdenum-iron cluster-binding protein, translating into MKIIAIPVTENNQIEDHFGKCKFYEIYTISEENKIIATQILASDQGCGCKSNIAQVLAEHGVTIMLAGGIGQGAINVLNKFNIEVIRGCTGNTKEIVTNFLKGEILDNGITCSHTHEEDHQCSH
- a CDS encoding thioredoxin-like domain-containing protein, translating into MLKKIVLILLFISAAAQSQTFIKGTMSPVISDLEYVILYQLKGSKQLYVANVDIDNGEFTIDFPENSPKGVYRLMYDMNNGGYVDFLYSKESVELKFNPSYPFGTTEFITSEENKLYENYKSKTDNLKQQLDSLQLVYFRLQDESALKLTSENYNKTLKNYKETQADFINKSKNKLAYNFIKASERYYAPEVFSSPQLYLNSEKLHYFDAVDFNDIVLQNSIFYTEKIVDYVFYLNRSDEIDVQNKLYINAVNEISEKIGDNTALKSEMLITLMYNFSQLENITLIDYIVENLYNKLPVENQNQADIDQILESVKLAVGRPAPDFTWDEKGIQKSLYNENEASTYMLIFWSTTCSHCLNEVPQLYDLLKDDEDVKVIAIALENDELGFNHYSEKFEKWTNVLGLNKWENPIGNAYDITSTPSYFILDANKKIISKPYALSDVQNYFKKD